From one Meles meles chromosome 18, mMelMel3.1 paternal haplotype, whole genome shotgun sequence genomic stretch:
- the LOC123928969 gene encoding peptidyl-prolyl cis-trans isomerase A-like, with amino-acid sequence MLPVINPTMFFNIAVNGKPLGHTSFELFAVKLSKTVENFHVLSTGEKGFGNKISSFHRIILGFMCQGDDFTGHHGTGGKSIYVEKFDHENFILKHTGPGILSVANTGPSTNGAQFFICTAKTERLDDNHVVFGKVKEGINILEAMEHFGSRMAKPARR; translated from the coding sequence ATGCTGCCAGTCATCAACCCCACCATGTTCTTTAACATTGCTGTGAATGGCAAGCCCTTGGGCCACACCTCTTTTGAGTTGTTTGCAGTAAAACTTTCAAAGACAGTAGAGAACTTTCATGTTCTGAGCACTGGGGAGAAAGGATTTGGTAATAAAATTTCCAGTTTTCACAGGATTATTCTGGGATTTATGTGCCAGGGTGATGACTTCACAGGCCATCATGGTACTGGTGGCAAGTCCATCTATGTGGAGAAATTTGATCATGAGAATTTCATCCTGAAGCACACAGGTCCTGGCATCTTGTCTGTGGCAAATACTGGACCCAGTACAAATGGTGCCCAGTTTTTCATCTGCACTGCTAAGACTGAGAGACTGGATGACAACCATGTGGTCTTTGGCAAGGTGAAAGAGGGCATAAATATCTTGGAAGCCATGGAGCACTTTGGGTCCAGGATGGCAAAACCAGCAAGAAGATAA